In one window of Pseudomonas putida DNA:
- a CDS encoding fimbria/pilus outer membrane usher protein, with the protein MFGPVFGVADDLPPPPAESTAIADATLYLDLLVNQVPKAELVPVQQRAGRLYVASDALRAAGILVPGDPQGEVALERIAGLHVDYDSQNQRLLLQVPPAWLPDQQFGGRNLYPASDARSSFGALLNYDLYLNDTDDAGTYLAAWNELRVFDSWGTFSTTGQWRESFNGAPNNQSREGFLRYDTTWRFTDEQRLLTYEAGDLVTSALPWSSSVRVGGLQVSRDFAARPDLVTYPLPAFAGEAAVPTSLDLFINGYKTSTTDLQPGPYTLTNVPFINGAGEAVVVTTDALGRQVSTTLPFYVTSSLLAEGLSDFSVAAGSLRRDYAVKDFGYGPAVASASLRHGVSDYFTLETHAETAESMMLGGLGGNLRLGTFGVLNAAVAQSRFEGDTGQQVALGYQYNSRRIGFNYQRIERHGDYADLTLVDNPYTRLSTRSEQATVSLNLDRYGSVGAGYFDVRAGDGSRTRLVNLSWSKPLWRNSSLYLSANRDVGDSQWAVQAQLVVPFDTHGTLAFSAERSKDGQDLQRVNYSRAVPVGGGVGYNLGYANGGDRGAYRQADVTWRLQSVQLQAGVYGSSDEMTRWADASGSLVLMDSGMFAANRIDDAFVVVSTSGYADVPVRYENQVVGRTDRNGRLLVPYSSGYYRGKYEIDPMELPADVLASTVEQRVAVRRGSGYLLEFPLKRVLAASIVLVDANQQELKLGSRVRDAQSGSEAVVGWDGLVYLENLSAHNRLQVDVADGGQCQVEFDLPEGEGPIPLIGPLVCR; encoded by the coding sequence ATGTTCGGGCCGGTGTTTGGCGTGGCCGACGATCTGCCGCCACCTCCGGCAGAGAGCACGGCGATTGCCGATGCCACCCTGTACCTGGATCTGTTGGTGAACCAGGTGCCCAAGGCTGAGCTGGTGCCGGTGCAGCAGCGCGCTGGGCGACTGTATGTGGCCAGCGATGCGCTGCGTGCGGCGGGCATCCTGGTGCCGGGCGATCCTCAAGGCGAGGTGGCGCTGGAGCGTATCGCCGGCCTGCATGTGGACTACGACAGCCAAAACCAGCGCCTGCTGCTGCAGGTGCCGCCGGCCTGGCTGCCCGACCAGCAGTTCGGCGGGCGCAACCTGTACCCGGCCAGCGATGCGCGCAGCAGTTTCGGTGCCTTGCTCAACTACGATCTGTACCTGAACGACACCGATGATGCCGGCACCTATCTTGCCGCCTGGAACGAGCTGCGGGTGTTCGACAGTTGGGGCACCTTCTCCACCACCGGGCAGTGGCGCGAATCGTTCAACGGCGCGCCCAACAATCAGAGCCGCGAAGGTTTCCTGCGCTACGACACCACCTGGCGTTTCACCGACGAGCAGCGCCTGTTGACCTACGAGGCAGGCGATCTGGTCACCAGCGCCTTGCCCTGGAGCAGCTCGGTGCGGGTCGGCGGCTTGCAGGTGTCCCGCGACTTCGCCGCCCGCCCGGATCTGGTCACCTATCCGCTGCCGGCCTTTGCGGGCGAGGCGGCGGTACCCACTTCGCTGGACCTGTTCATCAACGGCTACAAGACCAGCACCACCGATCTGCAACCTGGGCCCTACACCCTCACCAACGTGCCGTTCATCAACGGTGCTGGCGAAGCCGTGGTGGTGACCACCGATGCGCTCGGGCGCCAGGTCTCGACGACCTTGCCGTTCTACGTGACCAGCAGCTTGCTGGCCGAGGGGCTGTCGGACTTTTCGGTGGCTGCCGGCAGCCTGCGTCGCGACTATGCCGTGAAGGATTTCGGCTACGGGCCGGCGGTTGCCTCGGCGAGCCTGCGCCATGGCGTGTCCGATTACTTCACCCTCGAGACCCATGCCGAAACGGCCGAGTCGATGATGCTCGGTGGCCTGGGGGGCAACCTGCGCCTGGGAACCTTCGGTGTGCTCAACGCCGCCGTGGCGCAGAGTCGTTTCGAGGGCGACACCGGGCAGCAGGTGGCCTTGGGTTACCAGTACAACAGCCGGCGTATCGGCTTCAATTACCAGCGGATCGAGCGGCATGGCGACTACGCCGACCTGACGTTGGTCGACAACCCCTACACCCGCCTGAGCACCCGTAGCGAGCAGGCGACCGTAAGCCTCAACCTGGATCGCTACGGCAGCGTCGGTGCTGGCTATTTCGACGTACGCGCAGGGGATGGCTCGCGCACGCGGCTGGTCAACCTGAGCTGGAGCAAGCCGTTGTGGCGCAACAGCAGCCTGTACCTGTCGGCCAATCGCGATGTCGGTGACAGCCAATGGGCGGTGCAGGCACAGCTGGTGGTCCCGTTCGACACCCATGGCACCCTGGCCTTCAGCGCCGAGCGCAGCAAGGACGGCCAGGACCTGCAGCGGGTCAACTACAGCCGCGCAGTGCCGGTGGGTGGCGGAGTGGGGTACAACCTGGGCTATGCCAATGGTGGTGATCGCGGCGCCTATCGGCAGGCCGATGTCACCTGGCGCCTGCAATCCGTGCAGTTGCAGGCGGGGGTCTACGGCAGCAGCGACGAGATGACGCGCTGGGCCGACGCCAGCGGCTCGCTGGTGCTGATGGACTCGGGCATGTTCGCCGCCAACCGTATCGATGATGCTTTCGTGGTCGTCAGCACCAGTGGCTACGCCGATGTGCCGGTGCGCTACGAAAACCAGGTGGTCGGTCGCACTGACCGCAATGGTCGTCTGTTGGTGCCTTACAGCAGCGGTTACTACCGCGGCAAGTACGAGATCGACCCCATGGAGCTGCCCGCCGATGTGCTGGCATCGACGGTCGAGCAACGCGTTGCGGTGCGTCGGGGCAGTGGCTATCTGTTGGAGTTCCCGCTCAAGCGGGTGCTGGCAGCGAGCATCGTGCTGGTCGATGCCAACCAGCAAGAGCTCAAGCTGGGCAGTCGGGTCAGGGATGCCCAGAGCGGCAGCGAGGCCGTGGTGGGTTGGGATGGCCTGGTCTACCTGGAGAACCTCTCGGCGCACAATCGCTTGCAGGTGGACGTTGCCGATGGCGGGCAGTGCCAGGTCGAATTCGACTTGCCTGAAGGGGAGGGGCCGATTCCGCTGATCGGCCCACTGGTGTGCCGATGA
- a CDS encoding spore coat U domain-containing protein, with amino-acid sequence MNALGRVVLGVGLCAVCAQAWSACSLGATVPASFGTINSTLVRTTVQPASTTNAGLSCTGSLLSLLTSSDHFYATITSTSAGMVGPTGDVIPYTIYANNTTNFPISRGTRFDFAPNGIIDALGLLNGTSPKSVPLYLRTVVGANVAAGVYTETLSIFWDWNYCSGIGLGNICLGRDIGSGTQTLTVTLTVSNDCQITTPNISFASAPVVAGFATVNQSINIACTKGSNYTVGLDDGQNVSAGRRRMKSTANNYLAYDIFKSAGTVRWGSVGAARRASSDANVNPGAGTGTGSQVFNYNAKVYTDQATPPAATYTDSVILDVQF; translated from the coding sequence ATGAACGCCCTGGGCAGGGTTGTGCTGGGGGTGGGCCTGTGTGCCGTTTGCGCTCAGGCGTGGTCGGCCTGTTCGTTGGGGGCCACGGTGCCTGCCTCCTTCGGCACGATCAATTCGACATTGGTGCGCACCACGGTGCAACCGGCTTCGACCACCAATGCCGGGCTGTCGTGCACCGGCTCGCTGTTGTCGCTGTTGACCAGCAGTGACCATTTCTACGCCACCATCACCTCCACCAGCGCGGGCATGGTCGGGCCAACTGGCGACGTCATCCCCTATACGATCTACGCCAACAACACCACCAACTTTCCGATCAGCCGCGGCACCCGTTTCGATTTCGCGCCCAACGGCATCATCGACGCCCTGGGGCTGCTCAACGGGACCTCGCCCAAGTCGGTGCCGCTGTACCTGCGCACCGTGGTCGGTGCCAACGTTGCGGCAGGCGTCTACACCGAGACCCTGTCGATCTTCTGGGACTGGAACTATTGCTCAGGCATCGGCCTGGGCAATATCTGCCTGGGACGCGACATCGGCAGCGGGACGCAGACCTTGACCGTGACACTGACCGTCAGCAACGACTGCCAGATCACCACCCCCAACATCAGTTTCGCCAGTGCACCGGTGGTGGCCGGGTTCGCGACGGTGAACCAGAGCATCAACATCGCCTGTACCAAGGGCAGCAACTATACGGTCGGTCTGGACGATGGGCAGAATGTGTCGGCCGGGCGTCGGCGGATGAAGTCCACGGCGAACAACTACCTGGCGTACGACATCTTCAAGAGCGCCGGCACCGTGCGCTGGGGATCGGTGGGCGCGGCCCGGCGCGCGAGCAGCGACGCCAACGTCAACCCTGGCGCCGGCACAGGGACCGGCAGCCAGGTGTTCAACTACAACGCCAAGGTCTACACCGACCAGGCGACGCCGCCTGCGGCGACCTACACAGACAGCGTGATTCTCGATGTGCAGTTCTGA
- a CDS encoding M14 family metallopeptidase: MTVTLSPLQIDCDFDSGNIQVLDASDPRLVRLAIRPDTNSGHFQWFHFKVSGLTLGQTHRFSLDNAHESSYKNAWDGYHAVASYDQQNWFRVPSSFDGKALAFDFTAEQPEAWFAYFEPYPRARHNQLIERALKIPGVELLASGRSVQGRDIPLLRASKGTGAKRKLWLIAQQHPGEHMAEWFMEGVIDRLEGNDATLQRLLAEADLYLIPNMNPDGAFLGHLRTNFKGKDLNRAWQDASVELSPEVFFAQSQMKLHGVDAFIDVHGDEEIPHVFTAACEGNPGYTPRIARLEEQFRSTLCSVTKDFQTVHGYTRDQPGQANMTLACNAVGQTYDCLSLTLEMPFKDHDDNPDARCGWSGARSKALAGAVLETLERMVKDLR; the protein is encoded by the coding sequence ATGACCGTGACGCTGTCCCCACTGCAGATCGACTGCGATTTCGATTCCGGCAATATCCAGGTACTGGATGCCAGTGACCCGCGCCTGGTGCGCCTGGCCATCCGTCCCGACACCAATAGCGGCCACTTCCAGTGGTTCCATTTCAAGGTGAGCGGCCTGACGCTGGGGCAGACCCACCGCTTCAGCCTCGACAACGCCCATGAGTCCTCCTACAAGAACGCTTGGGACGGCTACCACGCCGTGGCGTCGTACGACCAGCAGAACTGGTTCCGCGTCCCCAGCAGCTTCGACGGCAAAGCCCTGGCGTTCGATTTCACGGCCGAGCAGCCAGAGGCCTGGTTCGCCTACTTCGAGCCCTATCCGCGCGCACGCCACAACCAGTTGATCGAGCGCGCGCTGAAGATTCCCGGCGTCGAGTTGCTGGCCAGTGGACGTAGCGTCCAGGGCCGCGACATTCCGCTGCTGCGCGCCAGCAAAGGCACAGGCGCAAAGCGCAAGCTGTGGCTGATCGCCCAGCAGCACCCCGGCGAGCACATGGCCGAGTGGTTCATGGAAGGCGTGATCGACCGTCTCGAAGGCAACGACGCGACGCTCCAGCGCCTGCTTGCCGAAGCTGACCTGTACCTGATTCCCAACATGAACCCTGATGGCGCCTTTCTCGGCCACCTGCGCACCAACTTCAAGGGCAAGGACCTCAACCGCGCCTGGCAGGATGCGAGCGTCGAGCTGAGCCCGGAAGTGTTCTTCGCCCAGAGCCAGATGAAACTGCACGGCGTCGATGCCTTCATCGATGTGCACGGCGACGAGGAAATACCCCATGTGTTCACCGCAGCCTGCGAAGGCAACCCCGGCTACACACCGCGCATCGCCAGGCTGGAGGAGCAGTTTCGCAGCACCCTGTGCAGCGTGACCAAGGACTTCCAGACCGTCCATGGCTACACCCGCGACCAGCCTGGCCAAGCGAACATGACGCTGGCCTGCAATGCGGTCGGGCAGACTTACGACTGCTTGTCGCTGACCTTGGAAATGCCGTTCAAGGACCACGACGACAACCCCGATGCCCGCTGCGGCTGGTCTGGCGCACGCTCCAAGGCACTGGCAGGCGCCGTGCTGGAAACGCTGGAAAGGATGGTCAAGGACCTGCGCTGA
- a CDS encoding DUF4880 domain-containing protein, whose amino-acid sequence MTRLLLPLEHGPQVVHTPTEDALLHGLKRLPRRVQQVFLLSRLDQLGIADIAARLDLPLLTVERHLFQALQSALPRSEPLASIAGQWYVRLQSPEATTCERIDFRRWLDAAPEHLQAFEQTEWCWRSLLAPARQLGQDGGYRNGRAALSMGGCAIAVGLGVAALIAFGLLG is encoded by the coding sequence ATGACCCGTCTGCTGCTGCCCCTCGAGCATGGCCCGCAAGTCGTCCATACGCCTACCGAAGACGCGCTGCTGCATGGCCTCAAGCGCTTGCCGCGCCGGGTTCAGCAGGTGTTTCTGCTCAGCCGCCTCGACCAGCTCGGCATCGCTGACATTGCTGCCCGTCTCGACCTGCCCCTGCTGACCGTCGAACGCCATCTCTTCCAGGCCCTGCAAAGCGCACTACCGCGTAGCGAACCGCTGGCCAGCATTGCCGGGCAATGGTACGTACGCCTGCAAAGCCCGGAAGCGACCACCTGCGAACGCATCGACTTCCGTCGCTGGCTGGACGCCGCACCAGAGCATCTGCAGGCCTTCGAGCAGACCGAATGGTGCTGGCGCAGCCTGCTGGCTCCAGCCCGCCAGTTGGGCCAGGATGGCGGATATCGCAATGGCCGCGCAGCACTCTCGATGGGTGGGTGTGCGATCGCCGTCGGCCTGGGCGTTGCCGCATTGATCGCCTTCGGCCTGCTCGGCTGA
- a CDS encoding DUF6124 family protein, protein MKPMTHPEKDLDGEAARRALDYYLNPTPPHTSIDSVPWRLRDEVSPEQANAHALALLRCAAATAQQTGSHQQGTTREVLFALMHMVNMARAMLEQRQAPQGL, encoded by the coding sequence ATGAAACCGATGACACATCCAGAAAAGGATTTGGACGGCGAAGCTGCGCGTCGCGCGCTCGACTACTACCTCAACCCAACACCCCCGCACACCAGCATCGACAGCGTGCCCTGGCGGCTGCGCGACGAGGTCTCCCCCGAGCAGGCCAACGCGCACGCTTTGGCCTTGTTACGCTGCGCAGCCGCCACGGCACAGCAAACCGGTAGCCACCAACAGGGCACGACCCGAGAGGTGCTGTTCGCACTGATGCATATGGTGAACATGGCCCGCGCGATGCTGGAGCAACGGCAAGCGCCACAGGGGCTATGA
- a CDS encoding S24 family peptidase has translation MEKWIALVKQRMRELGLSQEQLAERVGVTQGGVGHWLRGTRQPKVGMMNQVLQALGMAHLHVSLRMVRIDQLAERNGTYAAEAGGDDDDLQQYIMCFRYPVLAWTELDGPWPEGCIVYEQTDYAALGKAFWLPVEGDLMSAATGPSVPEQMLVLVDPGVSAAPGKLVIARQKGTSAMFRQLVEDGGQRYLKPLNPTYPKLLCGEDFEVLGVVVRSHGRH, from the coding sequence ATGGAAAAATGGATCGCGCTGGTCAAGCAAAGGATGCGAGAGCTGGGGCTTTCGCAGGAGCAACTCGCCGAACGCGTTGGGGTGACCCAGGGCGGTGTTGGCCATTGGCTGCGCGGCACTCGCCAGCCGAAGGTGGGCATGATGAACCAGGTCCTGCAGGCCCTGGGCATGGCGCACCTGCATGTTTCGCTGCGCATGGTACGCATTGACCAACTGGCCGAACGCAATGGCACCTATGCGGCCGAGGCAGGCGGGGATGACGACGACCTGCAGCAGTACATCATGTGCTTCCGCTACCCCGTGCTGGCCTGGACCGAGCTGGACGGGCCGTGGCCCGAGGGTTGCATTGTCTATGAGCAGACCGACTATGCGGCGCTGGGCAAAGCCTTCTGGTTGCCGGTCGAAGGCGACCTGATGAGCGCAGCGACCGGCCCCAGCGTGCCCGAGCAGATGCTGGTGCTGGTGGATCCGGGCGTGTCGGCGGCGCCAGGCAAGCTGGTGATCGCCAGACAGAAGGGCACCTCGGCGATGTTCCGGCAACTGGTCGAGGATGGCGGGCAGCGGTACCTCAAACCGTTGAACCCGACCTACCCGAAGCTGCTGTGCGGCGAGGATTTCGAAGTGCTGGGCGTGGTGGTGAGGTCGCACGGGCGGCATTGA
- a CDS encoding acetyl/propionyl/methylcrotonyl-CoA carboxylase subunit alpha: MSHPTLTTLLVANRGEIACRVMRTAKAMGLTTVAVHSATDRDARHSREADIRVDLGGTKAADSYLVIDKLIAAAKASGAQAIHPGYGFLSENAGFARAIEQAGLIFLGPPASAIDAMGSKSAAKALMEAAGVPLVPGYHGDAQDLGTFHAAAERIGYPVLLKASAGGGGKGMKVVEQESELADALASAQREAQSSFGDARMLVEKYVLKPRHVEIQVFADQHGHCLYLNERDCSIQRRHQKVVEEAPAPGLSAQLRQAMGEAAVRAAQAIGYVGAGTVEFLLDARGEFFFMEMNTRLQVEHPVTEAITGLDLVAWQIRVACGEALPITQEQVPLVGHAIEVRLYAEDPANDFLPATGTLALYRESAPGEGRRVDSGVSEGDVISPFYDPMLGKLIAWGQDREQARLRLLAMLDEFAIGGLKTNIAFLRRILAHPAFAAAELDTGFIGRHHEVLLPATGERPAMFWQAAAEAWLQSGSPQRRADDGDSPWAHNNGLRLGLPARSSLHLSCDGQDQAVALQNSAPSAFQLLGEHLVQDQDGLRRRYLAIRREGVLYLQWAGELHAVTAFDPIAAAEASHSHQGGLGAPMNGSIVRVLVEAGQAVEAGTALVVLEAMKMEHSIRAPQAGTVKALFCQEGDMVSEGTVLVELEER, translated from the coding sequence ATGAGCCACCCCACGCTGACCACCCTGCTGGTCGCCAACCGCGGCGAGATCGCCTGCCGGGTGATGCGTACCGCCAAGGCCATGGGCCTGACCACCGTCGCGGTGCACAGCGCCACCGACCGTGACGCCCGGCACAGCCGCGAGGCCGATATCCGCGTCGACCTGGGCGGCACCAAGGCCGCCGACAGCTACCTGGTGATCGACAAGCTCATCGCTGCAGCCAAGGCCAGTGGTGCACAGGCGATTCATCCCGGCTACGGTTTTCTTTCCGAGAACGCAGGCTTTGCCCGTGCCATCGAGCAGGCCGGGCTGATCTTCCTCGGCCCACCGGCCAGCGCCATCGATGCCATGGGCAGCAAGTCGGCGGCCAAGGCCCTGATGGAAGCTGCCGGGGTGCCGCTGGTGCCCGGCTACCACGGGGACGCCCAGGACCTGGGGACCTTCCATGCCGCTGCCGAGCGCATTGGTTATCCGGTGCTGCTCAAGGCCAGTGCCGGCGGGGGCGGCAAGGGCATGAAGGTGGTCGAGCAAGAGAGCGAGCTGGCCGACGCTCTGGCCTCGGCACAGCGCGAGGCGCAGTCGTCGTTCGGCGATGCACGGATGTTGGTGGAAAAGTACGTGCTCAAGCCTCGGCACGTGGAAATCCAGGTGTTCGCCGACCAACACGGCCACTGCCTGTATCTCAACGAGCGTGACTGCTCTATCCAGCGTCGCCATCAGAAGGTTGTCGAAGAGGCACCGGCTCCAGGCTTGTCGGCGCAACTGCGCCAAGCCATGGGCGAGGCTGCGGTGCGCGCAGCCCAGGCGATCGGTTATGTCGGTGCGGGCACGGTGGAGTTCCTGCTCGATGCCCGCGGCGAGTTCTTCTTCATGGAAATGAACACCCGCCTGCAGGTCGAACACCCGGTCACCGAGGCGATCACCGGGCTGGACCTGGTGGCCTGGCAGATCCGTGTAGCGTGCGGCGAGGCATTGCCGATCACCCAGGAGCAGGTGCCGCTGGTCGGCCATGCCATCGAGGTGCGGCTGTATGCGGAAGATCCGGCCAATGACTTCCTGCCGGCCACCGGCACCCTGGCGCTGTACCGCGAGTCGGCACCAGGCGAAGGGCGTCGGGTCGACAGCGGGGTCAGCGAGGGCGATGTGATCTCGCCGTTCTACGACCCGATGCTGGGCAAGCTGATCGCCTGGGGGCAGGATCGCGAACAGGCGCGTTTGCGCCTGCTGGCGATGCTCGACGAGTTCGCCATCGGCGGCTTGAAAACCAATATCGCCTTCCTGCGGCGCATACTCGCCCATCCGGCCTTCGCCGCCGCCGAGCTGGACACCGGCTTCATTGGTCGTCATCACGAGGTGCTGCTGCCCGCCACAGGCGAGCGCCCGGCGATGTTCTGGCAAGCCGCTGCCGAAGCCTGGCTGCAGAGCGGCTCACCACAGCGGCGCGCAGACGACGGTGACTCGCCCTGGGCCCACAACAATGGCTTGCGCCTGGGCCTGCCAGCTCGCAGCAGCCTGCATCTTTCATGCGACGGTCAGGACCAGGCCGTGGCGCTGCAGAACAGCGCGCCCTCGGCATTCCAACTGCTCGGCGAGCACTTGGTTCAGGATCAGGATGGCCTGCGTCGGCGCTACCTGGCCATTCGTCGCGAAGGGGTGCTGTACCTGCAATGGGCGGGCGAACTGCACGCGGTCACGGCGTTCGATCCGATTGCCGCCGCCGAGGCCAGCCATAGCCATCAGGGCGGTCTGGGCGCGCCAATGAACGGCAGCATCGTGCGCGTGCTGGTCGAAGCGGGCCAGGCGGTGGAAGCCGGAACAGCGCTGGTAGTGCTGGAGGCGATGAAGATGGAGCACAGTATTCGTGCACCGCAGGCGGGGACAGTGAAGGCGCTGTTCTGCCAGGAGGGCGATATGGTCAGCGAAGGGACGGTGCTGGTGGAACTGGAGGAGCGCTGA
- a CDS encoding gamma-carboxygeranoyl-CoA hydratase, whose product MSDFATLEVIKDPRGFATLWLSREGKNNAFNAQMIRELIVAIDRLGEDASLRFVLLRGRGRHFSAGADLAWMQQSAQLDFNTNLDDAHELGELMYALHRLKTPTLAVVQGAAFGGALGLISCCDMAIGTEDAQLCLSEVRIGLAPAVISPFVVKAIGERAARRYALTAERFSGARARELGLLAEVYPASELDSQVQAWIDNLLLNSPQALRATKDLLREVDDGELSPALRRYTENAIARIRVSPEGQEGLSAFLEKRRPAWQPVDKEPRP is encoded by the coding sequence ATGAGCGATTTTGCCACCCTCGAAGTGATAAAGGATCCTCGCGGCTTCGCCACCCTGTGGCTGAGCCGGGAAGGCAAGAACAACGCCTTCAACGCCCAGATGATTCGCGAACTGATCGTTGCCATTGACCGACTGGGCGAAGACGCCAGCCTGCGCTTCGTCCTCCTGCGTGGCCGTGGCCGGCACTTCAGCGCCGGTGCAGACCTGGCCTGGATGCAGCAGTCGGCCCAGCTGGATTTCAATACCAACCTGGACGACGCCCATGAACTGGGCGAGTTGATGTATGCGTTGCATCGCCTGAAGACGCCGACCCTGGCAGTGGTCCAGGGCGCCGCATTCGGTGGAGCGCTGGGCCTGATCAGTTGCTGCGACATGGCCATCGGCACCGAGGACGCACAGCTGTGTCTTTCGGAGGTACGCATCGGCCTGGCACCGGCGGTGATCAGTCCGTTCGTGGTCAAGGCCATCGGTGAGCGTGCCGCCCGCCGCTATGCCCTGACCGCCGAGCGCTTCAGCGGTGCGCGCGCCCGCGAACTGGGCCTGCTGGCCGAGGTGTACCCCGCCAGCGAACTGGACAGCCAGGTCCAGGCCTGGATCGACAACCTGCTGCTCAACAGCCCGCAGGCCCTGCGTGCCACCAAGGACCTGCTGCGCGAGGTAGACGATGGCGAGCTGAGCCCTGCCCTGCGCCGTTACACCGAGAACGCCATCGCCCGCATTCGCGTCAGCCCCGAAGGCCAGGAGGGCCTGAGCGCCTTCCTGGAAAAACGCCGCCCCGCCTGGCAGCCTGTCGACAAGGAACCTCGCCCATGA
- a CDS encoding carboxyl transferase domain-containing protein: MATLHTQINPRSAEFASNSAAMLEQVDALRTLLAQVSQGGGPKAQQRHTSRGKLLPRERIDRLLDPGSAFLEIGQLAAHEVYGEDVPAAGVIAGIGRVEGVECMIVANDATVKGGSYYPLTVKKHLRAQTIALQNRLPCIYLVDSGGANLPRQDEVFPDREHFGRIFFNQANMSALGIPQIAVVMGSCTAGGAYVPAMADEAIMVRQQATIFLAGPPLVKAATGEVVSAEELGGADVHCRTSGVADHYADNDEHALAIARRSVANLNWHKLGKLQCQAPVAPLYGAEELYGVVPADAKQPFDVREVIARLVDGSVFDEFKALFGTTLVCGFAHLHGYPVAILANNGILFAEAAQKGAHFIELACQRGIPLLFLQNITGFMVGKKYEEGGIAKHGAKLVTAVACAQVPKFTVIIGGSFGAGNYGMCGRAYDPRFLWMWPNARIGVMGAEQAAGVLAQVKREQSERSGEVFSADDEKKLKQPILDQYERQGHPYYSSARLWDDGVIDPAQTREVLGLALSAALNAPIEQSRFGIFRM; encoded by the coding sequence ATGGCTACCTTGCACACCCAGATCAACCCGCGCTCGGCGGAGTTCGCCAGCAACAGCGCGGCCATGCTCGAACAGGTCGATGCCCTGCGCACCCTGCTGGCCCAGGTCAGCCAGGGCGGCGGGCCCAAGGCCCAGCAGCGCCACACTTCGCGTGGCAAGTTGCTGCCGCGCGAGCGCATCGACCGCCTGCTCGACCCGGGCTCGGCGTTTCTCGAGATCGGCCAGCTCGCCGCCCATGAGGTGTATGGCGAAGACGTACCGGCAGCAGGCGTCATCGCCGGCATCGGCCGCGTCGAAGGGGTCGAGTGCATGATCGTGGCCAACGACGCCACGGTCAAAGGCGGCTCCTACTACCCGCTGACCGTGAAGAAACACCTGCGCGCGCAGACCATCGCCCTGCAGAACCGCCTGCCGTGCATCTACCTGGTCGACTCCGGCGGCGCCAACCTGCCGCGCCAGGACGAGGTGTTCCCCGACCGCGAGCACTTCGGGCGGATCTTCTTCAACCAGGCCAACATGAGCGCTCTGGGGATCCCGCAGATCGCCGTGGTGATGGGCTCGTGCACCGCAGGTGGCGCCTATGTGCCGGCCATGGCCGACGAGGCGATCATGGTGCGCCAGCAGGCGACCATCTTCCTCGCCGGCCCGCCGCTGGTGAAAGCCGCCACCGGCGAGGTGGTGAGCGCCGAAGAGCTGGGCGGCGCCGACGTGCATTGCCGCACCAGCGGTGTGGCCGACCACTACGCCGACAACGATGAACACGCCCTGGCTATCGCCCGGCGCAGCGTCGCCAACCTCAACTGGCATAAGCTGGGCAAGCTGCAATGCCAGGCGCCGGTTGCTCCGTTGTATGGCGCAGAAGAGCTGTATGGCGTGGTCCCGGCTGACGCCAAGCAACCGTTCGACGTGCGCGAGGTGATCGCGCGGCTGGTCGACGGTTCGGTGTTCGATGAATTCAAGGCCCTGTTCGGCACCACCCTGGTGTGCGGTTTCGCTCACCTGCACGGCTATCCGGTGGCGATCCTGGCCAACAACGGCATCCTCTTCGCTGAAGCCGCGCAAAAAGGCGCACATTTCATCGAACTGGCCTGCCAGCGCGGCATCCCGCTGTTGTTCCTGCAGAACATCACAGGGTTCATGGTCGGCAAGAAATACGAGGAAGGCGGCATCGCCAAGCACGGCGCCAAGCTGGTGACCGCGGTAGCCTGCGCCCAGGTGCCGAAGTTCACGGTGATCATCGGCGGCAGCTTCGGTGCTGGCAACTACGGCATGTGCGGGCGCGCCTACGATCCGCGCTTCTTGTGGATGTGGCCCAACGCGCGGATCGGCGTGATGGGCGCCGAACAGGCCGCCGGCGTGCTGGCCCAGGTCAAGCGCGAGCAGAGTGAACGCAGTGGCGAAGTGTTCAGCGCCGATGACGAGAAGAAGCTCAAGCAGCCGATCCTCGACCAGTACGAGCGCCAGGGCCACCCCTACTACTCCAGCGCCCGGCTGTGGGATGACGGCGTCATCGACCCGGCGCAAACCCGTGAAGTGCTGGGCCTTGCCTTGTCCGCCGCGCTGAACGCCCCGATCGAACAGAGCCGCTTCGGCATTTTCCGGATGTGA